A single Mustela lutreola isolate mMusLut2 chromosome X, mMusLut2.pri, whole genome shotgun sequence DNA region contains:
- the LOC131822050 gene encoding conserved oligomeric Golgi complex subunit 2-like isoform X2, producing MERSRMNLPKGPDTLCFDKDEFMKEDFDVDHFVSDYRKHVQLEELRGDLELYYKLLKIAMVELINKDYADFVNLSTNLVGMDKALNQLSVPLGQLREVLSLRSSVS from the exons atggagagaagtaggatgaacctgcccaaggggccggacacgctctgcttcgacaaggacgagttcatgaag gaagattttgaCGTCGATCACTTTGTGTCTGACTATAGGAAGCAtgtccagctggaggaactaagaggagatctggaactctactataaacttcttaaaatagccatggtggagctcatcaacaaggattatgcagattttgtcaacctttccacaaacttg gttggcatggacaaagccctcaatcaactttctgtgcctttgggacagttacgagaagttctg agtctcaggtcaTCTGTCAGTTAA
- the LOC131822050 gene encoding conserved oligomeric Golgi complex subunit 2-like isoform X3: MERSRMNLPKGPDTLCFDKDEFMKEDFDVDHFVSDYRKHVQLEELRGDLELYYKLLKIAMVELINKDYADFVNLSTNLSLRSSVS, translated from the exons atggagagaagtaggatgaacctgcccaaggggccggacacgctctgcttcgacaaggacgagttcatgaag gaagattttgaCGTCGATCACTTTGTGTCTGACTATAGGAAGCAtgtccagctggaggaactaagaggagatctggaactctactataaacttcttaaaatagccatggtggagctcatcaacaaggattatgcagattttgtcaacctttccacaaacttg agtctcaggtcaTCTGTCAGTTAA
- the LOC131822050 gene encoding conserved oligomeric Golgi complex subunit 2-like isoform X1, translating into MERSRMNLPKGPDTLCFDKDEFMKEDFDVDHFVSDYRKHVQLEELRGDLELYYKLLKIAMVELINKDYADFVNLSTNLVGMDKALNQLSVPLGQLREVLVSPKLMKTVCCDACCPRRLFSKNSIHLLVWWYWWLYFNGS; encoded by the exons atggagagaagtaggatgaacctgcccaaggggccggacacgctctgcttcgacaaggacgagttcatgaag gaagattttgaCGTCGATCACTTTGTGTCTGACTATAGGAAGCAtgtccagctggaggaactaagaggagatctggaactctactataaacttcttaaaatagccatggtggagctcatcaacaaggattatgcagattttgtcaacctttccacaaacttg gttggcatggacaaagccctcaatcaactttctgtgcctttgggacagttacgagaagttctggtaagtcccaaattaatgaaaacagtctgctgtgacgcctgttgtcctcgtcggcttttctctaagaattctattcatctgttagtttggtggtactggtggttgtattttaacggttcatga